A stretch of the Tautonia marina genome encodes the following:
- a CDS encoding OmpP1/FadL family transporter, which yields MVRLSDLRCVAVLVLLAVCTGQAGAQGVVSPGAGPINRAMAGASTAAPVDFGASYWNPATLSFLERDEVLFGSELIIPSIHYSGALPAGSINGVFPTTSRFGTSRSDSGVASNIAVGGSFRLRPESPFTMGLGIFGLVGGNVNFAGNYMTPPLGPRQPPEYFGLGPIYANTALLAIKPMASYRASDRLSVALAPVITTGTVQFSPAFFAPGPPDQFGVATFPPATNARPFWGAGFEIGLFYELTPSWNVGFSYKSPIWQEKWSYNSFNPDLSPRRIGIQAEVPAIYSWGVAYKGIDRLLIDVDLRYFDYGNAALWGDSLQSGGLNWNSIFAVAVGGQYQLTERLTLRGGYLFNENPINEVQTLFNVQAPGFLQHSLSLGASLRLNENIVFSAGWVHAFRNDIEGPIAQIPGSSARMDGQVDSILAGLTIQYGAPKNPARSAAGGEAGSPVAASY from the coding sequence ATGGTCCGTTTGAGCGACCTGCGGTGCGTGGCCGTCCTCGTCCTGTTGGCCGTCTGCACGGGCCAAGCCGGGGCTCAGGGGGTGGTTTCTCCGGGGGCAGGGCCGATCAACCGCGCGATGGCCGGTGCCTCGACGGCGGCCCCTGTCGACTTCGGCGCCAGCTACTGGAACCCGGCGACGCTGAGCTTCCTGGAACGGGACGAGGTCCTGTTCGGCTCGGAGTTGATCATCCCGAGCATCCACTATTCGGGGGCCCTCCCGGCGGGATCGATCAACGGTGTCTTCCCGACGACCAGCCGTTTCGGCACCTCACGCAGCGACAGCGGGGTGGCGAGTAACATTGCGGTCGGCGGGTCGTTCCGGCTCCGCCCCGAGTCGCCGTTCACGATGGGCCTCGGGATCTTCGGTCTGGTCGGGGGGAACGTAAACTTCGCCGGGAATTACATGACCCCGCCCCTTGGCCCCCGGCAGCCCCCTGAGTACTTCGGGCTGGGGCCGATCTATGCGAATACGGCGTTGCTCGCGATCAAGCCGATGGCGTCGTACCGGGCGAGCGACCGCCTCTCGGTCGCCCTGGCTCCCGTGATCACGACCGGCACTGTCCAGTTCAGCCCGGCCTTCTTCGCGCCTGGCCCCCCGGACCAGTTCGGTGTCGCGACGTTCCCGCCCGCCACCAATGCCCGGCCCTTCTGGGGAGCCGGCTTTGAGATCGGCCTCTTTTACGAGCTGACCCCCTCGTGGAACGTCGGCTTCTCGTACAAGAGCCCGATCTGGCAGGAGAAATGGTCGTATAACAGCTTCAATCCCGACCTGTCTCCCCGCCGGATCGGCATCCAGGCCGAGGTCCCGGCCATCTACTCGTGGGGCGTTGCCTACAAGGGGATCGATCGGCTCCTGATCGATGTCGACCTGCGCTATTTCGACTACGGTAATGCCGCGCTCTGGGGGGATTCGCTCCAGAGCGGCGGTCTGAACTGGAACAGCATCTTCGCCGTCGCGGTCGGTGGGCAGTATCAGCTTACGGAACGCCTCACGCTCCGCGGCGGCTACCTGTTCAACGAGAATCCGATCAACGAGGTCCAGACGCTGTTCAATGTCCAGGCGCCGGGGTTCCTCCAGCACTCGCTGTCCCTGGGTGCCTCCCTCCGCCTGAACGAGAACATCGTCTTCTCGGCCGGCTGGGTTCATGCGTTCCGCAACGACATTGAAGGGCCAATCGCCCAGATTCCCGGCTCCAGCGCCCGGATGGATGGCCAGGTCGACTCGATCCTCGCCGGCCTGACGATCCAGTACGGGGCGCCGAAGAACCCGGCCCGAAGCGCTGCCGGAGGGGAGGCCGGATCTCCGGTTGCCGCCTCGTACTGA
- a CDS encoding arylsulfatase — MSRLSTARVPLAIAVLLLVPAIAPSQEVLPRPEEPFRGKIGLTYKDSEPVKPELKVPATFGLQEPPNILIVLLDDVGYGQMGTFGGGIPTPTLDRVAANGLRYTRFHTTALCSPTRAALLTGRNHHSVGTGVIGEAGTGFPGYSGIIPASAATFAEVLREYGYANAWFGKNHNVPDWETSLVGPFDRWSDGLGFDYFYGFVGGDTDQYSPALVEGRKRMEAPETNEDGSPYHLTTDLADHAIRTFRASKAVAPQRPVFLYFAPGATHAPHQAPEDWIEKFKGQFDLGWDAYREQTFARQKALGVVPQDAKLTPRPDSLPAWDALPENERKVYARMMEVFAAFTAHADHEVGRIVDAIEQAGELDNTLILYMAGDNGSSAEGGLNGLLNEMTFFNGIPEPLELKLAALDTLGGDLHYNHFPAAWAWAMDTPFQWTKQIASHFGGTRNGLAISWPKGIKARGEIRDQFHHVIDIAPTILEVVGVEFPSQFNGVAQKPIEGVSMAYTFDDADAPDRRTTQYFEMLGNQGIYHDGWMASAIRAIPWLSEPEPADLLDMPWELYHVDEDFSQAVDLAAEHPEKLDELVKLFFAQAARYDVLPLDDRRTERLNVANRPSLTEGRTSFTYPNLLRLTEGASPDLKHRSHTITARVGIPEGGAEGMLFTQGGRFAGYGLFVQGGKLVYHYNLAGVERYTIASDEPIPTGDVTLKAVYETDADQPFAGATVSLFADDRKIGEGRVEKSIPNRVTLDETLDIGFDTGTPVTEDYAVPFRFSGRLDAVTIELN; from the coding sequence ATGTCCCGACTGTCGACCGCTCGCGTTCCCCTCGCGATCGCCGTCTTGCTGCTGGTCCCGGCCATCGCCCCGTCGCAGGAGGTCTTGCCCCGGCCCGAGGAGCCGTTTCGGGGGAAGATCGGCCTGACGTACAAGGACTCCGAGCCGGTCAAGCCCGAGCTGAAGGTCCCGGCAACGTTCGGTCTGCAAGAGCCGCCGAACATCCTGATTGTGCTGCTCGATGACGTGGGCTACGGCCAGATGGGCACGTTCGGGGGCGGCATTCCGACCCCGACCCTGGACCGCGTCGCGGCCAACGGGCTGCGGTATACCCGGTTCCACACGACGGCCCTCTGCTCGCCGACCCGGGCGGCGCTCTTGACCGGCCGGAATCACCATTCCGTCGGCACGGGTGTCATCGGTGAGGCCGGCACAGGGTTCCCCGGCTATAGCGGGATCATCCCGGCCAGCGCGGCGACCTTCGCGGAGGTCCTGCGCGAGTACGGCTACGCCAATGCCTGGTTCGGCAAGAACCACAACGTCCCCGACTGGGAAACCAGCCTCGTCGGCCCGTTCGACCGTTGGTCCGACGGGCTGGGTTTCGATTACTTCTACGGCTTCGTCGGTGGCGATACCGACCAGTACAGCCCGGCCCTGGTCGAGGGCAGGAAGCGGATGGAGGCCCCGGAGACGAATGAGGACGGCTCGCCGTATCACCTCACCACCGACCTTGCCGATCACGCCATCCGGACCTTCCGGGCCTCCAAGGCCGTGGCACCGCAGCGTCCCGTGTTCCTCTACTTCGCCCCCGGCGCCACCCATGCCCCCCACCAGGCGCCAGAGGATTGGATCGAGAAGTTCAAGGGCCAGTTTGATCTGGGCTGGGATGCCTACCGCGAGCAGACGTTCGCCCGCCAGAAGGCGTTGGGCGTCGTCCCGCAGGACGCGAAGCTCACCCCCCGCCCGGACTCGCTCCCGGCCTGGGACGCGCTCCCCGAGAACGAACGCAAGGTCTACGCCCGCATGATGGAGGTCTTCGCCGCTTTCACCGCGCACGCGGATCACGAGGTCGGCCGGATCGTCGACGCGATTGAGCAGGCCGGGGAACTGGACAACACCCTGATCCTCTACATGGCCGGCGACAACGGCTCCAGCGCCGAGGGGGGCCTGAACGGCCTGCTCAACGAGATGACCTTCTTCAACGGCATCCCCGAGCCGCTGGAGCTGAAGCTCGCCGCCCTCGACACCCTCGGCGGCGACCTGCACTACAATCACTTCCCGGCCGCCTGGGCCTGGGCGATGGACACCCCGTTCCAGTGGACGAAGCAGATCGCCAGCCACTTCGGCGGCACCCGGAACGGCCTGGCCATCTCCTGGCCGAAGGGGATCAAGGCCCGCGGCGAGATCCGAGACCAGTTCCACCACGTCATCGACATCGCGCCGACGATCCTCGAAGTGGTGGGGGTCGAATTCCCCTCGCAGTTCAACGGTGTGGCGCAGAAGCCGATCGAGGGCGTGAGCATGGCCTACACGTTCGACGACGCCGACGCCCCCGATCGTCGAACGACCCAGTATTTCGAGATGCTCGGAAACCAGGGGATCTATCACGATGGCTGGATGGCCAGCGCGATCCGGGCCATTCCCTGGCTGAGCGAGCCCGAACCGGCCGACCTGCTCGACATGCCCTGGGAGCTTTACCACGTCGACGAGGACTTCAGCCAGGCGGTGGACCTCGCCGCCGAACACCCGGAGAAGCTCGACGAGCTGGTCAAGCTCTTCTTCGCTCAGGCGGCGCGATACGACGTTCTGCCGCTCGACGATCGCAGGACCGAACGCCTGAACGTTGCGAACCGACCGAGCCTCACGGAGGGCCGGACCTCGTTCACCTATCCGAACCTGCTCCGCCTGACCGAGGGGGCCTCTCCCGACCTCAAGCACCGGAGCCATACGATCACGGCCCGGGTGGGGATCCCCGAGGGCGGTGCCGAGGGGATGCTCTTCACCCAGGGGGGGCGTTTCGCCGGGTATGGACTGTTCGTCCAGGGCGGGAAGCTTGTCTATCACTACAACCTTGCCGGCGTCGAGCGTTACACGATTGCGTCCGACGAACCGATCCCGACGGGGGACGTCACCCTCAAGGCCGTCTACGAGACCGACGCCGACCAGCCCTTCGCCGGGGCGACCGTCAGCTTGTTTGCCGACGACCGGAAGATCGGCGAGGGCCGCGTCGAGAAGTCGATCCCGAACCGCGTGACACTCGACGAGACGCTCGACATCGGCTTCGATACGGGGACGCCGGTCACCGAGGACTATGCCGTGCCCTTCCGCTTTTCCGGAAGGCTCGACGCCGTGACCATCGAACTGAATTGA